The stretch of DNA GTTCGGTGCAGTAATCACTACTGAAACCCATAATACGCCTGTCACTCAGTTACCTGTCATCGTAAAAGACATTCACTTCCTTGATAACAAAGCCTTAGTCAAACAACTAGAAATAAATAGGAGGAAAGGGTTTTATGTGTATCATTGGTTGTGTGGAGGGTCAGGCTTGAGTGGTCTTGTGCGTCGGTgctatttttttcaagaaaacacATCACAATACAGGCAACGACATTATTCTGTTCAGAATAATCGCCCTTAGGGACTTAAAACTCGCCCACCCACACAGATTATGTTGGGATTCAACCCCTTCCCTCCTTTCCCCTAAACCCTATTCACTTCGCTGCGCGCAAGAAACTatacaagcccgcatgtaagcatgggtaaaaaccactgaagtatttagctgcatatattagccactgcaTAACTTCAGACTTAGACGGTGTagcggtggctaatatatgcagctaggcgctttagtggtttttacccatgcttacatgcgggcttgtcgcgtattcgcaaagccggttgatgacaaccttttgtcaaacggCTGTATACTTACGGGCAAGTGTGGGCTAACCGACTAGCAGGGGTTCTTTTTCAGTTGGTATGCAAGCTTCTCACAATTGTTAgcagtttttataaaaagaaaatacagcTATTTAGCATATTGAGAGAGTGCACTAGTGTAAGAATGTCCCGTCTTGGAAATGtggaacacaagcttctagcAAGCTCACATACGTTCAACAAGTCATATTCAGGGCCGAGACACATTGAGATACTCTCTATACTATCCGGGAATCGAACTCGTTTCAGCAAAGGTGagacactgggccacctgtggtgaaagGCCACATACGCTGACGCCCTATCACaccactgggccacctgtggtgagaggctccATACGCTGACGCCCTAACACaccactgggccacctgtggtgagaggctccATACGCTGACGCCCTAACACACTGggtcacctgtggtgagaggccccatacgctgacgccCTAACACaccactgggccacctgtggtgagaggctccATACGCTGACGCCCTAACACACTGggtcacctgtggtgagaggccacATACGCTGACGCCCTAACACACTGggtcacctgtggtgagaggctccATACGCTGACGCCCTAACACaccactgggccacctgtggtgtgAGACTCCATACcttgacgcgctaacacactgggtcacctgtggtgagaggctccATACGCTGACGCCCTAACACaccactgggccacctgtggtgtgAGACTCCATACcttgacgcgctaacacactgggccacccgTGATTCCAATTACTTTAGTGCTTATAAAGCACCAATTAATTATTACTTATAAAGCATCAATTAATTATCAGGAAGAGGATTGAacaaattttgaaatgttatgctgtattttagaacgcatcacaataacaaaacaatattttgctgctatctgtgAATCGGAATGTTCTTAGCATTTGGTGATATCCCAGACCGAGCATTCTCATAAAAAagtttcttaccaaaaaagtaTGTATGCATCAAAATATGATCAGAAGGGAGTAGACTGAAAAATTGAATAGACATATATGACAGAGCTCCAGAAATTATTTCCAGTCCAGTAGTAATATTGGATAAACAACCCTCTTTGACACAATTTACTGGAGTAGTTAGTATACAAGATATTCTATAATGTACAAGCTTTAGAAACATAATGGTTAAGATAACACCAATACGAGTTTTTCCAGCTAGAACAGacagctgtcaatcaaaatcTGAGTCTGAGAAGTCAGCCGCGCACACGCTGCGCCGACGAAGGAAACCGCTGATTGGAGCATGCTCAGTAGCAATGTTCTGTTCGTCAACAGTCCACCCAGGTAAATCTTCACCTTCTTCTTCTACGGCAAACCACGAGGAGCAAGCGTTTACAGCCTTGGGGAACCCAATTGGTGACACGAAACTACCAAATGATAACACCATTCCAACGAAGTCTATTTTGCTGAAGATGAACTTTACCGACGAGGTGAGAAAAGCAGCAATACTGGTGACGATACGGTAGAAAATGTATGAGAATATAGCGGAGAGACTTGAAAAGAGGACTGGGACGAGGTAGATGATGAAGGCTAGGATGATGACGTTTCCGAATATTGCTGTGGTAACTCTAGTAGCAGCGGTGACGAAATACAGGACGAGAATTGTCAGCGGTGTAGCGCATGCGCGTATAAGTGATGATTGACCAAGCAGGGGCAGCACAGGATGCCGGGTATTCAAATACTTCACTGAGTCTGCAATAGTCGTCGCCAGGGGTCTGTAAGTAACATAATGAGTCATGTAAACATGATAACGAGTCATGTAGACATGATAACGAGTCATGTAGACATGATAACGAGTCATGTAGACATGATAACGAGTCATG from Nematostella vectensis chromosome 8, jaNemVect1.1, whole genome shotgun sequence encodes:
- the LOC116608376 gene encoding uncharacterized protein LOC116608376; translated protein: MEERDIHMRNNRKVPLATTIADSVKYLNTRHPVLPLLGQSSLIRACATPLTILVLYFVTAATRVTTAIFGNVIILAFIIYLVPVLFSSLSAIFSYIFYRIVTSIAAFLTSSVKFIFSKIDFVGMVLSFGSFVSPIGFPKAVNACSSWFAVEEEGEDLPGWTVDEQNIATEHAPISGFLRRRSVCAADFSDSDFD